A region from the Stygiolobus caldivivus genome encodes:
- a CDS encoding M28 family peptidase, producing MGIYEKVKELSRFGEIIAGGKKEKKILNVIKSQFEDKFDDIKLYYHDVLNWSSREAEIQCESKKVPDEYFAVLPYSPSVDIETSNYRIISLNSLSELSIKYARIAKLYDHDTVLLFTLNDDTIRKIVLKNRPLLHNSPQTPPYIPAFFINKNTLNYLKGKCRFYMKNTFMDSVGFSIEGISNGKKDEKVYVTAHHDHWFYGEHDDLVGVALLSELNHVRDSNYEIHAISFTAEESGCYFESFSWACGSKQYVKNNREKLENTKLVISLDNISSNNLYLFYTPLTTPLKYEDVKEIPYPSPYSDSYRFLEINAPTISFHSLDYKYYHSNFDVLNREESVLIEQKILSIIRDILEKYPRFSNTKIEFIKKELHNLPVELKSILTNTSITNRFAEKFIGLYKSILYPNGKIITSLFHTLKGIKESYYTEYMAIEDFKELENIDYSSNNYTYYIHKLYKEEIERYIKLISENY from the coding sequence ATGGGAATATATGAGAAAGTAAAAGAGCTTTCAAGATTCGGTGAAATCATTGCGGGAGGGAAAAAAGAGAAGAAAATATTAAATGTAATTAAGTCGCAATTTGAGGATAAATTCGATGACATAAAGTTGTACTACCATGACGTCCTAAATTGGTCTAGTAGAGAAGCAGAAATACAGTGCGAAAGTAAAAAGGTTCCCGATGAATATTTTGCTGTATTACCCTATTCTCCTTCTGTCGATATAGAGACAAGTAACTATCGTATAATCTCATTAAATAGTCTTTCAGAATTGAGTATTAAGTACGCGAGAATAGCCAAGCTTTACGATCATGACACCGTACTTTTATTCACCCTTAATGATGACACAATAAGGAAGATCGTGCTTAAGAACAGACCTTTATTGCATAACAGCCCACAAACTCCACCATATATTCCGGCATTTTTTATCAATAAAAATACGCTAAATTATCTTAAAGGAAAATGTAGATTTTATATGAAGAATACGTTCATGGATTCTGTAGGATTCTCTATAGAAGGAATATCAAACGGCAAAAAAGATGAAAAAGTTTACGTAACTGCACATCACGATCATTGGTTCTATGGAGAACACGACGATTTAGTAGGAGTAGCTCTATTATCTGAGTTAAACCATGTTAGAGACTCAAATTATGAGATACATGCGATATCTTTTACAGCAGAAGAAAGCGGCTGTTATTTTGAGAGTTTCTCATGGGCATGTGGCTCTAAACAGTATGTGAAAAATAACAGAGAGAAACTAGAAAACACCAAATTGGTAATATCACTTGATAACATCTCCTCTAATAACCTATATTTATTCTATACACCCCTTACGACACCGCTTAAATATGAAGATGTTAAAGAAATCCCCTATCCTTCACCATATTCTGATAGTTATAGATTTCTAGAGATCAACGCTCCTACTATTTCCTTTCATTCACTCGATTATAAGTATTATCACTCTAATTTTGACGTGTTAAACAGAGAAGAAAGTGTATTGATTGAACAGAAAATACTATCGATTATACGAGATATATTAGAAAAATATCCAAGATTTTCTAATACAAAGATCGAGTTTATCAAAAAGGAACTACATAATTTACCAGTAGAGTTAAAGTCCATTTTAACCAATACCAGTATCACTAATAGATTTGCTGAGAAATTCATAGGACTGTATAAATCTATACTTTACCCTAATGGTAAAATAATTACATCGCTTTTTCACACTTTAAAAGGCATTAAAGAAAGTTATTACACAGAATATATGGCAATTGAAGACTTTAAAGAGTTAGAAAACATAGACTATTCTAGTAATAACTATACTTATTATATTCACAAACTGTATAAAGAGGAGATAGAAAGATACATCAAGCTTATTTCAGAAAATTATTAG
- a CDS encoding NAD(P)/FAD-dependent oxidoreductase — protein sequence MNSINENVYDVIIIGAGVAGLSAALYTARQKMKTLVVSKDLGGQLTLTELIENYPAVDSSSGIGLAQKIEKQARRFGANFIYGEEINKIEKEGDLFIIKGIKGEYKAKSLILAFGKTPRELHVKGEQELKGKGVSYCAICDAAFFKDKPAAVVGEGEPGLEAIELLSRYAKPAYYISRSNTLVGSDEEIVKSIVNNNNIKLYLGYTVREIQGDQKVSKIIISSIKDNKTEILDVDGVIIEMGYELKTDIVKGLVKLNEKGEIIVDELGRTSSEGIFAAGDVTSTPYKQAVVAAAEGVKAALSAYNYLRDKSGLPPVNVDWKAEKKKFAVQFRL from the coding sequence ATGAACAGTATAAATGAAAATGTATATGATGTAATTATAATAGGTGCAGGAGTTGCTGGACTGAGTGCAGCATTATATACTGCAAGACAAAAAATGAAAACACTAGTAGTATCAAAAGACCTCGGAGGTCAACTAACCTTAACTGAATTGATAGAAAATTATCCTGCTGTAGATTCGTCATCTGGAATAGGCCTTGCTCAGAAAATTGAAAAGCAAGCTAGACGATTTGGGGCTAATTTTATATATGGAGAAGAGATAAATAAAATAGAAAAAGAAGGGGATTTATTTATTATTAAAGGCATAAAAGGCGAATATAAAGCCAAGTCTTTGATTCTTGCTTTTGGTAAGACACCTAGAGAGCTACACGTTAAAGGTGAACAAGAGTTAAAGGGAAAAGGTGTGTCTTATTGTGCGATATGTGACGCTGCGTTTTTTAAAGATAAGCCTGCAGCTGTAGTCGGAGAAGGTGAACCTGGACTAGAGGCTATTGAATTACTTTCTAGATATGCTAAGCCAGCATACTATATCTCTAGATCAAACACATTAGTAGGCTCTGATGAAGAAATAGTTAAGAGTATAGTAAATAACAATAACATAAAATTGTATTTAGGATATACTGTGAGAGAAATTCAAGGAGATCAGAAAGTTTCAAAAATAATAATAAGCAGTATAAAAGATAATAAAACTGAAATTTTAGATGTAGATGGAGTAATAATTGAAATGGGATACGAGCTTAAAACTGATATTGTGAAGGGCTTAGTTAAACTAAATGAGAAAGGGGAAATAATAGTCGATGAACTGGGTAGAACAAGCAGTGAAGGAATATTCGCAGCTGGAGATGTTACTTCAACACCTTACAAACAAGCTGTAGTAGCAGCAGCTGAAGGAGTCAAAGCTGCACTATCAGCCTATAACTATCTGAGAGATAAGTCTGGATTACCGCCGGTTAATGTAGACTGGAAAGCCGAAAAGAAGAAATTTGCAGTACAATTCAGACTCTAG
- a CDS encoding HAD family hydrolase — MEEINIFKSTKAIFFDFDNTLVSFEEKSNEALQKVVEDIYNYLTENYPSKKIQKDEIKRIVFETSKALDEEGIYDRKIWWQSSLDKLGIKAEMEDLYEWTQIYWSIASNNTPYEDALDLIEYLKRKGFKLGIITNSDGEWGDKKSRLAKFPLISYIDIVIIGGENNIKPKPNVEPFIVACEKIGFSTSSCVMVGDDPVKDCLASRKAGLRSILVDRNGRVKHAELYADYVVRSLKELEEIF, encoded by the coding sequence ATGGAAGAGATTAACATATTTAAAAGTACTAAGGCAATATTTTTTGATTTTGATAACACTTTAGTTTCTTTTGAAGAGAAGTCGAATGAAGCCTTACAAAAGGTCGTTGAAGATATATACAATTATTTAACTGAAAACTATCCCTCCAAGAAGATTCAAAAAGACGAGATAAAAAGGATAGTGTTTGAGACTTCTAAAGCTTTAGATGAAGAAGGTATTTACGATAGGAAGATCTGGTGGCAGAGCTCTCTTGACAAGCTAGGTATTAAAGCTGAGATGGAAGACCTGTACGAGTGGACGCAAATTTATTGGAGTATCGCCTCTAACAACACGCCATATGAAGACGCCTTAGATCTAATTGAATATCTAAAGAGAAAAGGTTTCAAATTAGGTATAATCACGAATAGTGATGGCGAGTGGGGAGATAAAAAATCCAGATTAGCTAAATTTCCGCTGATCTCTTATATAGATATAGTAATTATAGGGGGAGAGAACAACATAAAGCCTAAACCTAATGTAGAGCCCTTTATAGTCGCATGTGAGAAAATTGGTTTTAGCACTAGTTCATGTGTGATGGTAGGCGATGACCCAGTTAAGGATTGTTTAGCTTCAAGGAAGGCAGGTCTAAGGTCTATATTGGTAGATAGGAATGGAAGAGTTAAGCATGCTGAGCTCTATGCAGATTATGTTGTCAGAAGCCTTAAAGAATTAGAAGAGATTTTCTAA
- a CDS encoding elongation factor EF-2 produces MPRYKTVEQVLSLMKDITRVRNIGIIAHVDHGKTTTSDTLLAASGIISQKVAGEALALDYLSVEQQRGITVKAANVSLYHEAEGKGYVINLIDTPGHVDFSGRVTRSLRILDGSIVVVDSVEGVMTQTETVLRQSLEERVRPILFINKVDRLVKELKLSPQEVQKKLTDLIMEVNNLIEMYAEPEFKEQWRIRPELGNVVFGSAKDKWGFTVPMAAKKGVKFSDVVTAYSSGDKSKIEELSAKAPIHEALLDAVIKLVPNPRDAQKYRIPKIWKGDLDNELAKAMLNADPNGPIVLMINDMKVDPHAGLVATGRVFSGTLRAGEEIWLVNAKKQQRVLQVSLYMGATRELAEEIPAGNIAAALGLDSARSGETAVDIKFKDSNVGSFESLHYVSEPVVTISVEPKNPKDLTKMIDALRKLSIEDPNLVVKINEETGEYLLSGMGFLHLEVSLQLLKENYGVDVVTTPPIIVYRESIRAKSQIFEGKSPNKHNKLYISVEPLNNETIELIANGTIKEDMENKEMAKILRDSAGWDYDEAKKIVAIDENINVFIDATSGVQHLREVMDTIIQGYRLAMKEGPLAFEPVRGVKVVLHDAVIHEDPAHRGPAQLYPAVRNAIFAGFLTAKPTLLEPLQKLDIRVPMEYVGSVSGVITRKRGKVLDMSQTGNVARITAEIPVSESFELASELRAASAGRAFWGTEFSRWAPVPDSLLTDIIMKIRERKGKPKQLPKVEDFLS; encoded by the coding sequence TTGCCACGTTATAAGACAGTAGAACAAGTACTGTCTTTAATGAAAGATATAACAAGAGTTAGAAATATTGGTATAATTGCTCACGTGGATCACGGTAAAACCACAACTAGTGATACATTACTAGCAGCATCTGGTATAATATCGCAAAAAGTCGCCGGAGAGGCTTTAGCTTTAGATTATCTGTCCGTTGAGCAACAGAGAGGAATTACAGTGAAGGCAGCTAACGTTAGCCTCTATCATGAAGCTGAAGGCAAAGGTTACGTGATTAATTTAATTGACACACCAGGCCACGTGGATTTTAGTGGTAGGGTAACTAGAAGCCTCAGAATTTTAGATGGTTCAATAGTAGTAGTAGATTCAGTTGAAGGTGTAATGACTCAAACAGAGACAGTATTGAGACAGAGTCTTGAAGAAAGAGTAAGACCTATTTTATTTATTAATAAAGTTGATAGGCTCGTAAAAGAATTAAAGTTAAGCCCACAAGAAGTACAGAAAAAACTTACAGATCTTATTATGGAGGTAAATAATTTAATAGAGATGTACGCTGAACCTGAATTTAAGGAACAATGGAGAATAAGGCCAGAGTTAGGTAATGTAGTTTTTGGCTCAGCTAAAGATAAATGGGGCTTCACTGTGCCAATGGCTGCTAAAAAGGGAGTAAAGTTTAGTGATGTCGTTACTGCTTATTCTAGCGGTGATAAATCTAAGATAGAAGAACTAAGTGCTAAGGCTCCAATACACGAAGCCTTGTTAGATGCCGTAATTAAGCTAGTACCTAACCCAAGAGACGCGCAAAAGTACAGGATCCCGAAGATATGGAAGGGAGATCTTGATAATGAGTTAGCTAAAGCAATGCTTAATGCTGATCCTAATGGGCCTATAGTACTTATGATTAATGACATGAAGGTAGATCCTCATGCAGGTTTGGTCGCAACTGGTAGAGTATTCTCAGGGACTCTAAGAGCTGGAGAGGAGATTTGGTTAGTAAACGCTAAGAAACAGCAGAGAGTACTACAAGTAAGCCTCTACATGGGAGCTACAAGGGAGTTAGCAGAGGAGATTCCAGCTGGTAATATTGCTGCTGCTTTAGGTTTAGATTCAGCAAGGTCTGGAGAGACGGCTGTTGATATTAAGTTCAAAGACTCTAACGTAGGCTCATTCGAAAGTTTACATTACGTATCTGAGCCTGTAGTAACAATCTCAGTTGAGCCTAAGAATCCAAAAGATTTGACAAAGATGATTGACGCGTTAAGGAAGCTGAGTATAGAAGACCCTAATTTGGTAGTAAAAATCAATGAAGAAACTGGCGAGTATTTACTTTCGGGAATGGGATTCTTACACCTAGAGGTCTCATTACAATTACTTAAAGAGAATTATGGCGTTGATGTAGTTACAACACCGCCTATAATAGTCTACAGGGAAAGCATTAGGGCAAAGAGCCAGATATTTGAAGGAAAGTCGCCCAATAAACATAATAAATTGTATATTAGTGTAGAGCCACTTAACAATGAGACTATTGAGCTAATAGCAAACGGTACAATAAAAGAGGATATGGAAAACAAGGAAATGGCCAAGATATTAAGAGATAGTGCAGGATGGGACTACGACGAAGCCAAGAAAATCGTGGCAATAGATGAGAACATAAACGTCTTTATAGATGCTACCAGCGGTGTACAGCACTTAAGAGAAGTTATGGATACGATTATCCAAGGCTATAGGTTAGCCATGAAAGAAGGTCCATTAGCGTTTGAACCAGTCAGGGGAGTTAAAGTAGTTCTTCATGATGCTGTAATTCATGAAGACCCTGCACACAGAGGGCCTGCACAATTATATCCAGCAGTTAGGAACGCAATATTTGCCGGCTTCCTCACCGCTAAACCAACATTACTAGAACCATTACAAAAGCTAGATATCAGGGTACCTATGGAGTATGTAGGTAGTGTATCCGGCGTTATTACTAGGAAAAGAGGTAAAGTGTTAGATATGTCGCAAACTGGAAACGTTGCAAGAATAACTGCTGAAATACCCGTATCGGAATCCTTTGAATTAGCTAGTGAATTAAGAGCAGCTAGCGCAGGTAGAGCGTTCTGGGGAACAGAGTTTAGCAGATGGGCTCCGGTTCCAGATAGTTTACTAACGGACATTATTATGAAAATTAGAGAGAGAAAAGGTAAGCCTAAGCAGTTACCTAAAGTCGAAGATTTCTTATCGTGA